From Serinicoccus profundi, the proteins below share one genomic window:
- the rplK gene encoding 50S ribosomal protein L11 — protein MPPKKKVSGFIKLQIQAGAATPAPPVGPALGQHGVNIMEFVKAYNAATESQRGNVIPVEITVYEDRSFTFITKTPPAAELIKKAAGVGKGSGEPHKTKVGTLNDAQLTEIAEMKMADLNANDIDMAKRIIAGTARSMGITTS, from the coding sequence ATGCCCCCCAAGAAGAAGGTCTCCGGCTTCATCAAGCTGCAGATCCAGGCCGGCGCCGCGACCCCGGCCCCGCCCGTCGGCCCCGCGCTGGGTCAGCACGGCGTCAACATCATGGAGTTCGTCAAGGCGTACAACGCCGCGACGGAGTCCCAGCGTGGCAACGTCATCCCGGTCGAGATCACGGTCTACGAGGACCGCTCGTTCACCTTCATCACCAAGACCCCGCCGGCCGCCGAGCTGATCAAGAAGGCTGCAGGCGTGGGCAAGGGCTCCGGCGAGCCGCACAAGACCAAGGTCGGCACGCTGAACGACGCGCAGCTCACCGAGATCGCCGAGATGAAGATGGCCGACCTCAACGCCAACGACATCGACATGGCCAAGCGCATCATCGCCGGCACCGCCCGGTCGATGGGCATCACCACCAGCTGA
- the nusG gene encoding transcription termination/antitermination protein NusG, translating to MSEQTPDHDEVTAEQSVQDADVEAAERHDGDASVDPVEEAVYGEEDSVTTEEPADVQEPADPEPADPEATEDSEEAAEAVDPLEEFTSVLRGKYGDWFVIHSYAGYENRVKHNLETRITSLNMEDYIFEVEVPMEEVTEIKNGQRKQVRRVRMPGYVLVRMELTDESWGAVRHTPGVTGFVGNAHQPVPLSIDEVVSMLAPVFDTPTPAAAASAAGGASGEGRSRPAQPQVDFEVGESVTVMEGPFETLPATISEILPESNKLKVLVSIFGRETPVELSFNQVAKL from the coding sequence ATGTCCGAGCAGACCCCCGACCACGACGAGGTCACCGCCGAGCAGTCCGTGCAGGACGCTGACGTGGAGGCCGCCGAGCGTCACGACGGCGACGCCTCGGTCGACCCCGTGGAGGAGGCCGTCTACGGCGAGGAGGACTCGGTCACGACCGAGGAGCCCGCCGACGTGCAGGAGCCTGCCGACCCCGAGCCGGCCGACCCCGAGGCGACCGAGGACTCCGAGGAGGCGGCTGAGGCCGTGGACCCCCTCGAGGAGTTCACCTCGGTCCTGCGTGGCAAGTACGGCGACTGGTTCGTCATCCACTCCTACGCCGGCTACGAGAACCGCGTCAAGCACAACCTTGAGACGCGGATCACCAGCCTCAACATGGAGGACTACATCTTCGAGGTGGAGGTCCCCATGGAAGAGGTGACCGAGATCAAGAACGGTCAGCGCAAGCAGGTGCGCCGCGTGCGGATGCCCGGCTACGTGCTGGTCCGTATGGAGCTCACCGACGAGTCGTGGGGCGCGGTCCGGCACACGCCGGGCGTCACCGGCTTCGTCGGCAACGCCCACCAGCCGGTGCCGCTGTCGATCGACGAGGTCGTCTCCATGCTGGCCCCGGTCTTCGACACCCCCACCCCCGCCGCGGCCGCCAGCGCCGCGGGCGGCGCCTCGGGCGAGGGCCGCAGCCGCCCGGCTCAGCCGCAGGTGGACTTCGAGGTCGGCGAGTCGGTCACCGTCATGGAGGGTCCCTTCGAGACCCTGCCCGCCACGATCTCCGAGATCCTGCCCGAGAGCAACAAGCTCAAGGTGCTGGTCTCGATCTTCGGCCGCGAGACCCCGGTCGAGCTGTCGTTCAACCAGGTCGCCAAGCTCTAG
- the secE gene encoding preprotein translocase subunit SecE codes for MANSARDTDGVARSQAGTGQGGRPATFVEQVMAELRKVVQPTRNELITYTIVVFVFVLVMMGFVFGLDQLFQWLVGLVFGA; via the coding sequence GTGGCGAACTCCGCCCGCGACACCGACGGTGTCGCTCGCAGCCAGGCCGGCACCGGCCAGGGTGGGCGCCCGGCGACCTTCGTCGAGCAGGTCATGGCCGAGCTGCGCAAGGTCGTCCAGCCGACCCGCAACGAGCTCATCACCTACACGATCGTCGTCTTCGTCTTCGTGCTGGTCATGATGGGCTTCGTCTTCGGTCTGGACCAGCTGTTCCAGTGGCTGGTCGGTCTCGTCTTCGGGGCCTGA
- a CDS encoding pyridoxal phosphate-dependent aminotransferase, protein MGRVSEQTRISTRIGSIAESATLAVDARAKALKAQGRPVIGFGAGEPDFPTPDYIVQAAVEACTDPVNHRYSPAGGLPALKEAIVAKTRRDSGYAVEPTNVLVTNGGKQAVYNTFAALLDPGDEVILPTPYWTTYPEAIRLAGGSPVEVFAGADAETAYLVTVEQLEAARTEHTKALLFCSPSNPTGAVYPPEQVEAIGRWALEHGIWVITDEIYEHLLYDGAQAPSMPVLVPELADTCVVLNGVAKTYAMTGWRVGWMIGPQDVIKAATNLQSHATSNVANVSQRAAIAALEGSLDAVDEMKVAFDRRRALMVDMLNAIEGVECPVPQGAFYAYPSVEGVLGKQIRGRTPQTSAELAALILDEVEVAVVPGEAFGPSGYLRLSYALGDEDLEEGVGRIQALLGEAR, encoded by the coding sequence ATGGGTCGCGTGAGCGAGCAGACCCGCATCAGCACCCGCATCGGATCCATCGCCGAGTCGGCGACCCTGGCCGTCGACGCCAGGGCCAAGGCCCTCAAGGCACAAGGACGCCCGGTCATCGGCTTCGGCGCCGGCGAGCCGGACTTCCCGACGCCCGACTACATCGTCCAGGCGGCGGTCGAGGCGTGCACGGACCCGGTGAACCACCGCTACTCCCCCGCCGGCGGCCTCCCCGCCCTCAAGGAGGCGATCGTCGCCAAGACGCGCCGCGACTCGGGGTATGCCGTGGAGCCCACCAACGTACTCGTCACCAATGGCGGCAAGCAGGCGGTCTACAACACCTTCGCGGCGTTGCTGGACCCGGGCGACGAGGTCATCCTTCCCACCCCCTACTGGACGACCTACCCCGAGGCGATCCGTCTCGCCGGCGGCTCGCCCGTGGAGGTCTTCGCCGGCGCGGACGCCGAGACGGCATACCTCGTGACCGTCGAGCAGCTGGAAGCGGCGCGGACCGAGCACACCAAGGCGCTGCTCTTCTGCTCCCCCTCCAACCCGACCGGCGCGGTCTATCCGCCCGAGCAGGTCGAGGCGATCGGCCGCTGGGCGCTGGAGCACGGCATCTGGGTCATCACCGACGAGATCTACGAGCACCTGCTCTACGACGGCGCGCAGGCCCCGTCCATGCCGGTGCTCGTGCCCGAGCTGGCGGACACGTGCGTCGTCCTCAACGGGGTGGCCAAGACCTACGCGATGACCGGCTGGCGGGTGGGCTGGATGATCGGCCCCCAGGACGTCATCAAGGCGGCCACCAACCTGCAGAGCCACGCGACCTCCAACGTCGCCAACGTCTCCCAGCGGGCGGCCATCGCGGCGCTCGAGGGCAGCCTGGACGCCGTGGACGAGATGAAGGTCGCCTTCGACCGGCGGCGCGCCCTCATGGTCGACATGCTCAACGCGATCGAGGGCGTGGAGTGCCCGGTGCCGCAGGGTGCGTTCTACGCCTACCCCTCGGTCGAGGGGGTGCTGGGCAAGCAGATCCGGGGTCGCACCCCGCAGACCAGCGCCGAGCTCGCCGCGCTCATCCTGGACGAGGTCGAGGTCGCGGTCGTGCCGGGTGAGGCCTTCGGTCCCAGCGGCTACCTGCGGCTGAGCTATGCCCTCGGCGACGAGGACCTCGAGGAAGGCGTCGGTCGTATCCAGGCATTGCTGGGCGAGGCCCGCTGA
- a CDS encoding ImmA/IrrE family metallo-endopeptidase, which translates to MSRQELPLQWPGQLPFDEEEVAAGGPSLEEAKASIQYLIDQALEHGSSKDLAEMLRQVARFKQYSPTNAMYAQLQMPGARFVLPPQTWEERYQRRIVPGAQPIVILRPFAPLMFVYDVTQTEPLEGAPTLPDAIEAPYRMPTMVGVERALEGILRGAPLDFVRVAVVPQGSQQAGCARTTDGRQTQAVQVKWRPGPVTEAVPVHYEVMVNQHLSATERLTTLAHELGHVYCGHIGTQDERRWPGRGSTSTESAEIEAEAVAFLVAERLDQSVQMPPHLHQYVERDLPLPAVDVLRVMTAAGRILTMADGRLPSVPRERKA; encoded by the coding sequence GTGAGCCGCCAGGAGTTGCCCCTGCAGTGGCCCGGGCAGCTGCCGTTCGACGAGGAGGAGGTGGCGGCAGGCGGGCCGAGTCTGGAGGAGGCCAAAGCCTCGATCCAGTACCTCATCGACCAGGCCCTCGAGCACGGCTCGAGCAAGGATCTGGCCGAGATGCTTCGGCAGGTGGCCAGATTCAAGCAGTACAGCCCGACCAACGCGATGTATGCCCAACTACAGATGCCCGGAGCTCGATTCGTGCTCCCACCGCAGACCTGGGAGGAGCGCTATCAGCGTCGGATCGTCCCAGGCGCTCAGCCGATCGTGATTCTGCGACCGTTCGCCCCGCTGATGTTCGTCTACGACGTCACCCAGACCGAGCCCCTGGAGGGTGCGCCGACCTTGCCTGACGCGATCGAAGCGCCATACCGCATGCCGACCATGGTCGGCGTGGAGAGAGCGCTTGAGGGAATCCTTCGCGGTGCGCCCCTGGACTTCGTCCGTGTGGCTGTCGTGCCGCAGGGGTCCCAGCAAGCTGGGTGCGCCCGCACGACTGACGGCAGGCAGACTCAAGCGGTTCAGGTGAAGTGGCGTCCTGGGCCGGTGACCGAGGCCGTACCGGTCCACTACGAGGTGATGGTCAACCAGCACCTGAGCGCTACCGAGAGGCTCACCACGCTCGCTCACGAGCTGGGGCACGTGTACTGCGGTCACATCGGTACCCAGGACGAGCGCCGCTGGCCGGGACGCGGCTCCACGAGCACGGAGAGTGCCGAGATAGAAGCCGAGGCGGTGGCCTTCCTGGTGGCTGAGCGCTTGGATCAGTCCGTGCAGATGCCACCGCATCTTCACCAGTACGTCGAACGCGACCTGCCATTGCCGGCCGTGGACGTTCTCCGGGTCATGACAGCAGCCGGACGCATCCTCACGATGGCAGACGGTCGGCTCCCGTCGGTGCCCCGAGAACGCAAAGCCTGA
- a CDS encoding type I restriction endonuclease subunit R, translating into MVREVGFSEDAWEQVALEELAEYEWKAMSGVDIAPGSGERQSWDDPVIQPRVMAALTRLNPDVPTQHLQQAMADILAPKSQDAITENHRIHGYLVHGYRGISYIDTDGSEQNPTIRLLSDDPDHNDYLAVNQVTVRVGDYQRRFDIVLYLNGMPVAVIELKKGGNHRVGAANAHAQLATYLRELPMAFRFCVLTVASDGLTARYGTPFTPLNHFSPWNVDDDGQPVVDAGGAGQEASLTGIEQLIAGVFNTERFGHLLRDFTAFDNDSDTGLAKRIAKPHQYFAVTKAVGNTIDAVRSNGKAGVVWHTQGSGKSMEMELYTAKVLTHPALLNPTVIVITDRKELDGQLFDGFKRSDLLPEEPVTIRTRSQLRDEVSSRVTGGVYFTTLQKFGRSLAERQSGIDHPLLSDRRNIIVIVDEAHRSHYDDLDGYARHLKDALPNATLIAFTGTPISFADRNTRAVFGDYIDVYDLSRAVADEATVPVHFEARLIQMGLAEQVSEEDIDRAADEATVGVDLAERERLEKSVAVINAVYGAPARIEALAADIVTHWEQRRDQMAQFIEAPGKAMIVGATRHICAALYEEIIRLRPEWHHDDLDQGRIKVVYSGDAPDPEQIVRHVRRESENATIKERLRQVDDELEIVIVKDMMLTGYDSQPLHTLYLDRPLKGALLMQTLARVNRTFRGKQDGLLVAYAPLAENLNQALAEYSAQDQSGKPMGRNIDEAAALAETLVAQLNELCAGHPWRDRIDPQVRRSWMDAALGLANYLRSPHTPGNDAPEGEKTLGDRFRELSGELARSWALSSGSQTLEHLRGEILFYQETRVYMAKMDAEQRQAAGEPIPEEIHRLLSDIVAASTATGEIVDIYEAAGIPRPSLADLDGSFVAQMQDAKNPHLAIEALRAMLTSESSRVSRHNLVRQRAFSDRITELMNRYTNQQLTSAEVISELIALAKEVAAEASRGESFDPVLSEDELAFYDAVAQNESAVEVMGDDVLAKIARDLLAVMRRDIKTDWTVRDDVRAKLRSSIKRLLVLHRYPPDKQPEAIRLVIDQMEAMAPRYAERKAS; encoded by the coding sequence ATGGTGCGCGAGGTGGGGTTCAGCGAGGACGCCTGGGAGCAGGTCGCGCTCGAGGAGCTGGCGGAGTACGAGTGGAAGGCAATGTCCGGGGTGGATATCGCCCCCGGGTCGGGCGAGCGGCAGTCCTGGGACGATCCGGTCATCCAGCCACGGGTGATGGCGGCTCTGACCAGGCTCAACCCGGACGTGCCGACCCAGCACCTGCAGCAGGCGATGGCTGACATCCTGGCTCCGAAGTCCCAGGACGCGATCACGGAGAACCACCGGATTCACGGCTATCTGGTGCACGGCTACCGCGGGATCTCCTACATCGACACCGACGGCTCGGAGCAGAACCCGACGATCCGCCTGCTGAGCGACGACCCCGACCACAACGACTACCTCGCGGTCAACCAGGTCACCGTCCGCGTCGGCGACTATCAGCGGCGCTTCGACATCGTGCTCTACCTCAACGGCATGCCCGTGGCTGTCATCGAGCTGAAGAAGGGCGGCAACCACCGCGTCGGTGCCGCCAACGCCCACGCCCAGCTCGCGACATACCTGCGTGAACTGCCCATGGCGTTCCGCTTCTGCGTGCTCACCGTCGCCAGCGACGGACTGACCGCTCGCTACGGCACGCCGTTCACCCCGCTCAACCACTTCTCACCGTGGAACGTCGACGACGACGGGCAGCCTGTGGTCGATGCCGGGGGTGCGGGGCAGGAGGCGTCCCTCACCGGCATCGAGCAGCTGATCGCCGGGGTCTTCAACACCGAGCGTTTCGGTCACCTGCTGCGCGACTTCACCGCGTTCGACAACGACAGCGACACCGGCTTAGCCAAGCGGATCGCCAAGCCGCACCAGTACTTCGCCGTCACCAAGGCGGTCGGCAACACCATCGATGCGGTCCGCAGCAACGGCAAGGCCGGGGTGGTCTGGCACACCCAGGGCTCCGGCAAGTCGATGGAGATGGAGCTCTACACCGCCAAGGTGCTGACCCACCCGGCGCTGCTGAACCCCACCGTCATCGTCATCACCGACCGCAAGGAGCTCGACGGGCAGCTCTTCGACGGGTTCAAGCGCAGCGACCTGCTGCCGGAGGAGCCCGTGACCATCCGGACGCGCAGCCAGCTGCGCGACGAGGTCTCCAGCAGGGTCACCGGGGGCGTCTACTTCACCACGCTGCAGAAGTTCGGCCGCAGCCTGGCCGAGCGGCAGTCGGGCATCGACCACCCCCTGCTGTCCGACCGGCGCAACATCATCGTCATCGTCGACGAGGCGCACCGCAGCCACTACGACGACCTCGACGGGTATGCCCGACACCTCAAGGACGCGCTGCCCAACGCGACGCTGATCGCCTTCACCGGCACGCCGATCTCCTTCGCCGACCGCAACACGCGCGCGGTGTTCGGCGACTACATCGACGTCTACGACCTGAGCCGTGCCGTCGCCGACGAGGCGACCGTGCCCGTCCACTTCGAGGCCCGACTCATCCAGATGGGCCTCGCCGAGCAGGTGAGCGAGGAGGACATCGACCGTGCAGCAGACGAGGCCACCGTCGGTGTCGACCTCGCCGAGCGCGAGCGGCTGGAGAAGAGCGTCGCCGTCATCAACGCCGTGTATGGCGCTCCGGCGCGCATCGAGGCGCTCGCCGCGGACATCGTGACGCACTGGGAGCAGCGGCGCGACCAGATGGCCCAGTTCATCGAGGCACCCGGAAAGGCCATGATCGTCGGGGCAACGCGGCACATCTGCGCCGCGCTCTATGAGGAGATCATCAGGTTGCGCCCGGAGTGGCACCACGACGATCTCGACCAGGGCCGCATCAAGGTCGTCTACAGCGGCGACGCGCCTGACCCCGAGCAAATCGTCCGGCACGTGCGGCGTGAGTCCGAGAACGCCACCATCAAGGAGAGGCTGCGTCAGGTCGATGACGAGCTCGAGATCGTCATCGTCAAGGACATGATGCTGACCGGCTACGACTCCCAGCCGCTGCACACGCTCTACCTCGACCGGCCGCTCAAGGGTGCGCTGCTCATGCAGACCCTGGCGCGGGTCAACCGGACGTTCCGCGGCAAGCAGGACGGCCTGCTCGTCGCCTACGCGCCGCTGGCCGAGAACCTCAACCAGGCGCTGGCCGAGTACTCCGCCCAGGACCAGAGCGGCAAGCCGATGGGACGCAACATCGACGAGGCCGCCGCGCTCGCGGAGACCCTGGTCGCGCAGCTGAACGAGCTCTGCGCAGGCCACCCCTGGCGGGACAGGATCGATCCCCAGGTGCGCCGCTCCTGGATGGATGCTGCGCTGGGCCTGGCGAACTACCTGCGCTCACCGCATACCCCGGGCAACGATGCGCCTGAGGGCGAGAAGACGCTAGGCGACCGCTTCCGCGAGCTCAGCGGGGAGCTGGCCCGGTCGTGGGCGCTCAGCTCGGGCAGCCAGACGCTGGAGCACCTGCGCGGGGAAATCCTGTTCTACCAGGAGACCCGGGTCTACATGGCCAAGATGGACGCCGAGCAACGGCAGGCGGCGGGGGAGCCGATCCCCGAGGAGATCCATCGCCTTCTCAGCGACATCGTCGCCGCCTCCACCGCCACGGGCGAGATCGTCGACATCTACGAGGCAGCCGGCATACCGCGCCCGAGCCTGGCCGACCTGGATGGATCCTTCGTCGCGCAGATGCAGGACGCCAAGAACCCCCACCTGGCGATCGAGGCGCTCCGCGCGATGCTGACCTCGGAGTCGAGCCGGGTGAGTCGGCACAACCTGGTCCGGCAGCGCGCCTTCTCCGACCGGATCACCGAGCTGATGAACCGCTACACCAACCAGCAGCTCACCTCTGCTGAGGTCATCAGCGAGCTGATCGCGCTCGCCAAGGAGGTCGCTGCGGAGGCAAGCCGCGGTGAGAGCTTCGACCCCGTGCTCTCCGAGGACGAGCTGGCGTTCTACGACGCCGTCGCCCAGAACGAGTCGGCGGTCGAGGTGATGGGGGACGACGTCCTGGCAAAGATCGCGCGCGACCTCCTGGCCGTCATGCGGCGGGACATCAAGACGGACTGGACCGTCCGCGACGACGTCCGCGCCAAACTGCGCTCCTCGATCAAGCGGCTGCTGGTGCTGCATCGGTATCCCCCGGACAAGCAGCCGGAGGCGATCCGACTGGTGATCGACCAGATGGAGGCCATGGCGCCGCGGTATGCCGAGAGGAAGGCTTCGTGA
- a CDS encoding restriction endonuclease subunit S: MKLDEVLEREGGSIKTGPFGTVLKADEYRAQGVPVISVGEVGDGRIQVGPRTPRVGPEVLSRLPEYQLIQGDIVLGRKGAVDRSAWLRPEENGYFLGSDGIRVRFGSSVDSRFMAYQLRSKDVKAWLIQHAAGTTMASMNQRILGQLPLRVPPLGQQRAIAEVLGALDDKIAANDRLIVTALGLAETSWLKAARSAHESSTLGNVAILHYGKSLPAAERTPGDVQVFGSGGVTGTHDRSLVDSAGVVLGRKGTVGAVYWAAGPHYPIDTTYYVEPIVGLSSVYLYFALGRMGLQEMNSDSAVPGLNRERAYASPISIPGAAALQRFDDLAKQLFVLIDTTRRESATLAQTRDELLPLLMSGKVTVRDAEKQIEEVV; this comes from the coding sequence ATGAAGCTTGACGAGGTTCTCGAGAGAGAAGGTGGCTCGATCAAGACCGGTCCGTTTGGCACGGTTTTGAAGGCTGACGAGTATCGCGCCCAGGGCGTGCCCGTCATTTCTGTTGGCGAGGTAGGAGACGGGCGCATCCAGGTTGGACCCCGCACCCCCCGTGTAGGGCCGGAGGTGCTCAGCAGGCTTCCCGAGTACCAGCTGATCCAAGGGGACATCGTCTTGGGGCGGAAGGGTGCGGTTGACCGCTCGGCTTGGTTGCGGCCTGAGGAGAACGGCTATTTCTTAGGTTCTGATGGGATCCGTGTTCGGTTCGGGAGTTCCGTCGACTCGCGATTCATGGCTTATCAGCTCCGCTCGAAGGATGTTAAGGCCTGGCTGATCCAGCACGCAGCGGGGACCACCATGGCCTCAATGAACCAGCGAATCCTGGGGCAGTTGCCTTTGCGGGTACCGCCTCTCGGGCAGCAGCGGGCCATCGCTGAGGTGCTGGGGGCGCTCGACGACAAGATCGCCGCCAACGACCGCCTCATCGTGACGGCTCTGGGACTAGCCGAGACGTCGTGGCTGAAGGCGGCGCGAAGTGCTCACGAGTCGTCGACGCTGGGGAATGTTGCGATCTTGCACTATGGCAAGTCGCTTCCAGCTGCCGAGCGGACGCCTGGCGATGTGCAGGTCTTCGGCAGCGGCGGAGTGACGGGAACGCATGATCGGTCTCTCGTTGATAGTGCTGGCGTCGTCTTGGGTAGGAAGGGGACTGTAGGTGCTGTCTATTGGGCGGCGGGGCCGCACTATCCGATCGATACGACCTATTACGTGGAGCCAATCGTCGGTCTATCGTCCGTGTATCTCTACTTCGCACTCGGGCGGATGGGATTGCAGGAGATGAACTCAGACTCCGCCGTTCCTGGGCTCAATCGAGAGCGCGCGTACGCCAGCCCGATCTCTATCCCCGGAGCTGCCGCACTACAGCGCTTCGACGACCTGGCCAAACAGTTGTTCGTCCTTATTGACACGACGCGGCGCGAGAGCGCAACTCTCGCACAGACTCGTGACGAGCTCCTGCCGCTGCTCATGTCAGGCAAGGTCACCGTGAGGGACGCCGAGAAGCAGATCGAGGAGGTCGTGTGA
- a CDS encoding HsdM family class I SAM-dependent methyltransferase — protein sequence MPPKRTTEAAGSMAPSTMKELKDTLWKAADKLRGSMDASQYKDVILGLVFLKYVSDAYQERRDAIEADLREQGMDGDQVAMLIDDPEEYNGYGVFVVPRTARWSYLAQHAKGRSAAMGEPAKTIGQLLDEAMDLVMGANPSLAGTLPRVFNRDSVDQRRLGELVDLFNNARFSRLGEGRARDLLGEVYEYFLGKFAQAEGKRGGEFYTPPSVVKVLVEVIEPTSGRVYDPCCGSGGMFVQTEKFVYEHDGDPKDVVVYGQEFNERTWRMAKMNLAIHGIDNKGLGSRWGDTFVRDYHADVEMDVVMANPPFNIKDWHRIEKDPRWRYGVPPAGNANYAWIQHILSKLKADGRAGVVMANGSMSSNSGGEGQMRARIVEADLVSCMVALPTQLFRSTGIPVCLWFFAKDKAPGEQGSVDRKGQVLFIDARELGFMVDRAERSFTPEDIARIADTFHAWRGTPSAVSKGLEYADVPGFCASVSLADIKAADYALTPGRYVGAAEIEDDGEEIEAKIERLTKELLKQFEESDRLQGAVRQQLGRARG from the coding sequence ATGCCACCCAAGAGGACGACGGAGGCTGCCGGATCAATGGCGCCGTCCACGATGAAGGAGCTCAAGGACACGCTCTGGAAGGCCGCGGACAAGCTCCGCGGCTCGATGGACGCCTCGCAGTACAAGGACGTCATCCTCGGGCTGGTCTTCCTGAAGTACGTCTCCGATGCCTACCAGGAGCGACGCGACGCGATCGAGGCCGACCTGCGCGAGCAGGGGATGGACGGCGACCAGGTGGCGATGCTCATCGACGACCCGGAGGAGTACAACGGCTACGGCGTCTTCGTCGTCCCCCGGACAGCGCGCTGGTCCTACCTCGCCCAGCATGCCAAGGGCCGCTCCGCCGCGATGGGGGAGCCCGCCAAGACCATCGGGCAACTCCTGGACGAGGCCATGGACCTGGTCATGGGAGCTAACCCGAGCCTCGCCGGGACCCTTCCTAGGGTCTTCAACCGCGACAGCGTCGACCAGCGGCGCCTCGGGGAGCTCGTCGACCTCTTCAACAACGCGCGCTTCTCGCGTCTCGGGGAGGGGCGGGCCCGCGACCTGCTGGGTGAGGTCTACGAATACTTCCTCGGCAAGTTCGCGCAGGCCGAGGGCAAGCGCGGCGGGGAGTTCTACACGCCTCCGAGCGTCGTGAAGGTGCTGGTCGAAGTGATCGAGCCGACCTCCGGACGGGTCTACGACCCGTGCTGCGGATCAGGGGGCATGTTCGTGCAGACCGAGAAGTTCGTCTACGAGCACGACGGCGACCCCAAGGACGTCGTGGTCTACGGGCAGGAGTTCAACGAGCGCACGTGGCGCATGGCGAAGATGAACCTCGCCATCCACGGCATCGACAACAAGGGGCTGGGGAGCCGCTGGGGTGACACCTTCGTCCGCGACTACCACGCCGACGTCGAGATGGACGTCGTCATGGCCAACCCGCCGTTCAACATCAAGGACTGGCACCGGATCGAGAAAGACCCGCGCTGGCGGTATGGCGTGCCGCCCGCGGGCAACGCCAACTACGCCTGGATCCAGCACATCCTGTCCAAGCTGAAGGCGGATGGTCGGGCCGGTGTCGTCATGGCCAACGGCTCGATGTCGTCGAACTCCGGTGGTGAGGGGCAGATGCGTGCGCGCATCGTCGAGGCCGACCTGGTGTCGTGCATGGTGGCGCTGCCGACCCAGCTCTTCCGCAGCACCGGTATCCCGGTGTGCCTGTGGTTCTTCGCCAAGGACAAGGCCCCGGGGGAGCAGGGCTCGGTCGACCGGAAGGGGCAGGTGCTCTTCATCGACGCCCGCGAGCTCGGCTTCATGGTGGACCGCGCCGAGCGGTCGTTCACACCGGAGGACATCGCCAGGATCGCGGACACCTTCCACGCCTGGCGCGGCACCCCATCGGCGGTCAGCAAAGGTCTGGAGTACGCCGACGTCCCCGGATTCTGCGCGTCGGTGAGCCTGGCGGACATCAAGGCGGCGGATTATGCCCTCACGCCGGGGCGGTACGTCGGCGCAGCTGAGATCGAAGACGACGGCGAAGAGATCGAGGCGAAGATCGAGCGGCTGACAAAGGAGCTGCTGAAGCAGTTCGAAGAGAGCGACCGCCTCCAGGGGGCGGTGCGCCAGCAACTGGGGAGGGCTCGTGGTTGA
- a CDS encoding nucleotidyl transferase AbiEii/AbiGii toxin family protein → MISFDAVTAWGVDHPWPTREQVEQDLLLSRAICAIGADPYLGSELVFRGGTALHKLHLPEPWRYSEDLDYVRVSGGGIKPLTQALTLLGEELGFTVSTRVGEHPKILWRTTAQTGIPLRLKIEVNTFERSPALPHLLLPYAVRSPWWSGEARVRTFQPAELMATKIRALYQRSKGRDLFDLWLAIDVLGLDPGEIVAAFTPYRPPGMTRGHAEANLQAKLRDRTFRSDLKPLIRSTPRAYDPDVAAERVSTLLLARLDGGTPTKGL, encoded by the coding sequence ATGATCTCTTTCGATGCCGTCACCGCCTGGGGTGTCGACCACCCGTGGCCCACGCGCGAGCAGGTGGAGCAGGACCTGCTGCTCTCCCGCGCCATCTGCGCGATCGGAGCCGACCCCTACCTCGGATCGGAGCTGGTCTTCCGCGGGGGCACAGCACTGCACAAGCTGCACCTGCCCGAGCCGTGGCGCTACAGCGAGGATCTCGACTACGTCCGTGTCTCGGGAGGGGGGATCAAGCCGCTGACGCAGGCGCTGACCCTGCTGGGCGAGGAGCTCGGCTTCACCGTCAGCACCCGCGTCGGCGAGCACCCCAAGATCCTGTGGCGCACCACCGCGCAGACGGGGATCCCGCTGCGTCTCAAGATCGAGGTCAACACCTTCGAGCGGTCCCCGGCCCTGCCGCACCTGCTGCTGCCGTATGCCGTCCGCTCACCCTGGTGGTCCGGTGAGGCGCGGGTGCGGACCTTCCAGCCGGCGGAGCTGATGGCGACCAAGATCCGCGCGCTCTATCAGCGGAGCAAGGGTCGCGACCTCTTCGACCTCTGGCTGGCGATCGACGTGCTGGGCCTCGACCCCGGCGAGATCGTCGCCGCGTTCACGCCATACCGACCTCCAGGCATGACGCGGGGCCATGCCGAGGCAAACCTCCAAGCCAAGCTGCGCGACCGCACCTTCCGCTCCGACCTCAAGCCGCTGATCCGTTCGACACCCCGGGCCTACGACCCCGACGTTGCCGCTGAGCGCGTCTCCACCCTCCTGCTCGCCCGCCTCGACGGCGGCACCCCCACGAAAGGACTCTGA